One genomic region from Scomber scombrus chromosome 19, fScoSco1.1, whole genome shotgun sequence encodes:
- the bsdc1 gene encoding BSD domain-containing protein 1 — translation MAEGEGWWGGWLQQSFQAVKDKSTEALEFIKRDLTEFSNVVQHDTACSIVATATAVKNKLAVEGSSETSEKVKKSLSSFLGVITDTLAPPPDKTIDCDVITLVATPAGTTEVYDSSKARLYSLQADPATYCNEPDGPPEQFDNWLSGFSLEDKKGEISELLVSSPSIRALYTKMVPAAVAHSEFWQRYFYKVFQLDQEEARRVALKQRAEQSTHTETLGWEEEEEDDFLGTPSSSQLNFTPLSDKSSTQLSTALTAPTGTTLLSPALSPSDERDATPSVSSDSVSLPTQVEVRPEPVVTELAKKLTEARVEDVADKTQEEQKAAKSDSTPEAQAEAVTQPEVTGDGASARASAPASKPEATKEEGPQDLRVFELNSDSGKSTPSNNGKKGSSTDVSEDWEKDFDLDMTEEEVQMALSKIEASGELDEDWENWE, via the exons agAAGGCTGGTGGGGAGGCTGGCTTCAGCAGAGTTTCCAGGCCGTCAAAGACAAG TCAACTGAGGCCTTAGAATTCATAAAGCGAGACCTGACAGAGTTCTCCAATGTGGTGCAGCATGACACCGCCTGCTCAATCGTGGCCACAGCCACTGCCGTCAAAAACAAACTTGCG GTTGAAGGCTCCTCAGAGACCTCAGAAAAGGTGAAGAAGAGCCTTTCTAGTTTCCTAGGGGTGATAACGGATACACTTGCTCCGCCCCCTGATAAAACCATTGACTGTGATGTAATCACGTTGGTGGCAACACCTGCGGGAACTACAGAGGTCTACGACAGTTCTAAG GCACGTCTCTACAGTCTGCAGGCTGACCCTGCCACATACTGCAATGAGCCTGATG GCCCCCCAGAGCAGTTTGACAACTGGCTGTCTGGTTTCAGTTTGGAAGATAAGAAAGGAGAAATCTCTGAGCTTTTGGTCAGCAGCCCTTCTATACGAGCCCTTTACACCAAAATG GTGCCAGCAGCTGTAGCCCATTCAGAATTCTGGCAGCGGTATTTTTACAAAGTCTTCCAGTTGGACCAg GAGGAGGCGAGGAGAGTGGCCCTGAAGCAGAGAGCAGAACAGAGTACTCACACAGAGACCCTGGGctgggaagaggaggaggagg ATGACTTCCTCGGCACCCCGTCATCATCACAACTCAACTTCACGCCCCTATCAGACAAGAGCTCAACCCAACTGTCCACAGCCTTGACAGCTCCCACAGGAACGACTCTGCTGAGCCCCGCTCTGTCTCCCAGTGATGAGCGTGACGCCACCCCCTCGGTGAGCAGCGACAGCGTCAGCCTGCCGACGCAGGTTGAGGTGCGGCCAGAGCCTGTCGTCACAGAGCTGGCCAAGAAACTGACAGAAGCTAGAGTGGAAGATGTCGCAGACAAGACACAAGAAGAGCAGAAGGCGGCAAAGAGTGACTCAACTCCCGAGGCTCAGGCAGAAGCTGTTACCCAGCCAGAGGTCACTGGTGATGGGGCGTCAGCGCGCGCTTCTGCCCCAGCCTCAAAACCAGAGGCCACGAAGGAGGAGGGGCCCCAGGACCTGAGAGTGTTTGAGCTTAACTCTGACAGCGGAAAGTCTACGCCCTCTAATAATGGCAAGAAAG GATCCAGCACTGATGTGAGTGAGGATTGGGAGAAAGACTTTGACCTCGACATGACAGAAGAAGAAGTCCAAATGGCCCTCTCTAAAATCGAAGCTTCTGGGgag CTGGATGAAGACTGGGAAAACTGGGAATGA